From a region of the Mycobacteroides saopaulense genome:
- a CDS encoding class I SAM-dependent methyltransferase, translated as MNGHIDSETTDLGDCGLRRRPDTGRVSSGPLAAARAAAADKLLRRAASRLPVRLAYPDGSVVGAADASLPTMRIRRPVVLARRLGESGLIGFGESYMAGDWDCDDLTGFLTPLAASMEELVPPVLQRFRRIAVPRIPRAQYNEPPQALCNVAHHYDLSNEFFALFLDETMTYSCALFDRIPGSTDTLVHAQRRKIDRLLDHAQVGPGTRVLEIGTGWGQLCLSAAARGAQVRSVTLSREQQIMAQQRAQAAGLSDRVQIELRDYRDVHGRYDAVVSVEMIEAVGFDFWTTYFQTIDRLLEPGGRLALQTITMPHERMLASRNTHTWIQKYIFPGGLLPSVRAITETTTEATHLRTVEMTSLRPHYAETLRLWSQQFATRREAVSSLGFDDAFYRMWQLYLAYSEAGFRSGYLDVHQWIFQRGQQ; from the coding sequence GTGAACGGGCATATCGACAGCGAAACAACTGATCTGGGAGATTGCGGATTGCGCCGTCGGCCAGATACCGGGCGAGTTTCTTCGGGGCCGCTGGCGGCAGCACGCGCGGCAGCGGCCGACAAACTGCTGCGTCGGGCGGCTTCGCGGCTCCCAGTACGGTTGGCATACCCCGACGGCTCCGTTGTCGGTGCAGCCGATGCGTCCCTGCCCACGATGAGGATCCGGCGGCCGGTGGTACTGGCACGACGCCTGGGCGAGTCCGGCCTGATCGGGTTCGGTGAGTCATACATGGCCGGCGATTGGGATTGCGACGACCTGACTGGCTTTCTCACCCCGTTGGCTGCATCGATGGAAGAGCTGGTTCCGCCAGTGCTGCAACGCTTCCGGCGTATCGCCGTTCCGCGTATCCCACGGGCACAGTACAACGAGCCGCCCCAAGCCCTATGCAATGTTGCGCATCACTACGACCTGTCGAATGAGTTCTTCGCCTTGTTCCTGGACGAGACCATGACCTATTCGTGCGCACTGTTCGACCGCATTCCGGGCTCAACGGACACACTTGTGCACGCCCAGCGACGCAAGATCGATCGCCTACTAGATCACGCGCAGGTGGGCCCCGGCACCCGCGTTCTGGAGATCGGCACGGGTTGGGGGCAACTGTGCCTGTCGGCAGCGGCCCGCGGCGCGCAGGTCCGATCGGTCACTTTGTCGCGCGAACAACAGATAATGGCCCAGCAGCGGGCGCAAGCTGCCGGACTGTCCGACCGGGTGCAGATAGAGCTGCGCGACTATCGAGACGTACATGGCCGGTATGACGCCGTCGTGTCCGTGGAGATGATCGAAGCGGTTGGATTCGATTTTTGGACAACGTATTTCCAAACCATCGACAGGCTGCTTGAACCGGGCGGGCGGTTGGCCCTTCAGACCATCACCATGCCCCATGAGCGAATGCTGGCCAGTCGCAACACTCATACCTGGATACAGAAGTACATCTTCCCTGGCGGTCTGCTCCCCTCGGTGCGAGCTATCACCGAGACAACCACTGAAGCAACACATCTGAGGACCGTCGAGATGACCTCACTGCGTCCTCACTACGCCGAAACACTACGGCTGTGGAGTCAACAGTTCGCGACCCGGCGCGAGGCCGTGTCGTCGTTGGGCTTCGACGACGCCTTCTACCGCATGTGGCAGCTGTACCTCGCCTACTCCGAAGCCGGATTTCGTTCCGGGTATCTCGATGTCCACCAATGGATTTTCCAGCGAGGCCAGCAATGA
- a CDS encoding DUF1365 domain-containing protein: MSSAPLVPCLYRTRIVHVRRSPVAHRFTYRGYCWYIDVDKPPRLPRGLGAFASFQARDHFWGDVDDTMRQRVDRFLASHGADLSGGTVTALLQARVLGHVFNPLSLYWCRDRDGTLVHVIAEVHNTYGGRHAYLLPPVANSAVAKRFYVSPFNDVDGRYHVRAPLPGDTLNISIALQRSGQQPFFAAVRGTRRNARIGELLRLQVIAPAAPLMGALAIRIEGVRLWLKGLPVVERTPEHERTKTA; this comes from the coding sequence ATGAGCTCAGCGCCCTTGGTTCCCTGCCTGTACCGCACCCGGATCGTCCACGTGCGGCGCTCCCCGGTGGCACATAGGTTCACCTATCGCGGCTACTGCTGGTATATCGATGTCGACAAGCCGCCGCGCCTACCCCGCGGACTCGGAGCCTTCGCAAGCTTCCAGGCGCGGGACCACTTCTGGGGGGACGTCGATGACACGATGCGACAACGTGTGGATCGATTCTTGGCTTCACACGGAGCCGATCTCAGTGGTGGCACCGTCACCGCGCTGCTGCAAGCTCGGGTGTTGGGGCATGTCTTCAACCCATTGAGTCTGTATTGGTGCCGCGACCGCGACGGCACTCTGGTGCACGTGATTGCCGAGGTCCACAACACTTACGGCGGGCGACACGCATATCTTCTGCCTCCTGTCGCGAATTCAGCAGTAGCCAAACGGTTTTACGTGTCACCTTTCAACGACGTAGACGGGCGGTACCACGTCCGTGCCCCCCTCCCCGGCGACACGCTGAACATCAGCATCGCGTTGCAGCGCAGCGGTCAGCAGCCATTCTTCGCCGCAGTCCGCGGCACCCGGCGCAATGCCCGAATCGGTGAACTATTGCGGCTGCAGGTCATTGCGCCCGCGGCGCCGCTGATGGGTGCGCTGGCCATCCGCATAGAAGGGGTCAGGCTATGGCTGAAAGGGCTACCGGTGGTAGAGCGCACACCCGAACATGAGAGGACGAAGACAGCGTGA
- a CDS encoding cyclopropane mycolic acid synthase family methyltransferase: MSKAPRLRPHFSDVQAHYDLSDDFFRLFLDPTQTYSCAYFERDDMTLEEAQIAKIDLALGKLDLEPGVTLLDVGCGWGATLNRALEKYDVNVIGLTLSKNQKAHVEALLAASSSTRSKVVELRGWEEFDGSVDRIVSIGAFEHFGFDRYDDFFRFAYNALPDDGVMLLHTITGLHPNEVIAKGLPLSFELARFIKFMVTEIFPGGRLPTIQMVHEHAERAGFSCTRTHQLQPHYAKTLDLWATALEEHKDQAVAIQDETVYARYMKYLTGCADAFRTGYIDVAQFTLPKLHIPYLEK, translated from the coding sequence ATGTCAAAAGCACCACGCCTGCGCCCGCATTTCAGCGATGTTCAAGCTCATTACGACCTGTCGGATGACTTCTTCCGGCTCTTTCTCGACCCGACCCAGACATATAGTTGCGCCTACTTCGAGCGCGACGACATGACCCTCGAAGAGGCACAGATCGCCAAGATCGACTTGGCGTTGGGCAAGCTCGATCTGGAGCCCGGCGTGACGCTGCTGGACGTGGGCTGCGGTTGGGGCGCCACTCTCAACCGGGCGCTGGAGAAGTACGACGTCAATGTCATCGGCCTGACACTGAGCAAGAACCAGAAGGCGCACGTCGAGGCCCTCTTGGCGGCATCGTCGAGCACCCGGTCAAAGGTCGTCGAGCTGCGTGGCTGGGAAGAGTTCGACGGCAGCGTCGACCGGATCGTGTCGATCGGCGCGTTCGAGCACTTCGGCTTCGATCGTTACGACGACTTCTTCAGATTCGCTTACAACGCGCTACCCGATGACGGCGTGATGCTGCTGCACACCATCACCGGGTTGCATCCCAACGAGGTCATCGCAAAGGGCCTGCCGCTGAGCTTTGAGCTGGCACGGTTCATCAAGTTCATGGTCACCGAGATCTTCCCCGGTGGTCGGCTGCCCACCATCCAGATGGTGCACGAGCATGCCGAGCGGGCGGGCTTCAGCTGTACGCGCACACATCAACTGCAGCCGCACTACGCGAAGACCTTGGACCTGTGGGCCACGGCGCTTGAGGAACACAAGGACCAGGCTGTCGCGATCCAGGACGAGACGGTTTACGCGCGCTATATGAAGTACCTGACCGGATGCGCCGACGCGTTCCGCACCGGCTACATCGACGTCGCCCAGTTCACCCTGCCCAAGCTGCACATCCCGTATCTCGAAAAATAG
- a CDS encoding TspO/MBR family protein, which produces MTQGVSRRWPREWAGLAVSVIAVAIVAGVGGMAAASAAESYGRLQQPGWAPPASLFGPVWTALYALMAVSAWLVWRSQPSRENRIPLAVYGIQLLLNMAWTPLFFGLGWRGTAFIEILVLWGFIATTVMLFWHRSRWAAILLLPYVAWTTYAAVLNFSVWQLNS; this is translated from the coding sequence ATGACTCAAGGGGTTTCACGCAGATGGCCCAGAGAATGGGCCGGGCTCGCCGTGTCCGTGATCGCGGTGGCCATCGTCGCGGGAGTTGGCGGGATGGCCGCGGCAAGTGCTGCGGAATCCTACGGACGCCTGCAACAACCCGGGTGGGCTCCGCCGGCATCCCTGTTCGGCCCCGTATGGACGGCGCTGTACGCGTTGATGGCGGTATCGGCATGGCTGGTATGGCGATCTCAGCCCTCGCGGGAAAACCGCATACCTCTGGCGGTCTACGGCATACAACTCCTTCTGAACATGGCGTGGACACCGTTGTTCTTCGGCCTTGGCTGGCGGGGAACGGCATTCATCGAAATCCTGGTGCTGTGGGGATTCATCGCCACCACAGTGATGCTGTTTTGGCACCGGAGCCGATGGGCTGCAATTCTGCTGCTTCCGTATGTGGCGTGGACGACATATGCGGCGGTCCTGAATTTCTCGGTGTGGCAACTGAATAGCTAG
- a CDS encoding HNH endonuclease signature motif containing protein produces the protein MFDTLGDGELIDVISSSQRAEAQAASRRLSAIGVLVDRHADPEHEDPRDRFTVDRWDEVAAQVAAAQGITHALASHQMRYAYVLRHRLRSVAERFAAGDIDFRTIALIIGRTELLEDDCVVAAVDAAISEALPRWERWSIKRITAALDSLVYRHDRDAVRRTKTATDDRHIQIRPLDTGDPLAEIWGVLQTPHAVALDKRLEQLVGTVCSADPRTTAQRRADAIGALTQGLDRMRCTCAAADCTGRGVADTQVIVHMVANQDTLEDPESLEPGHVSGFGVISAGQARQIAAQPGARVHLLDATDGTDRYRPTRKLDTFVRCRDQLCRFPGCSRPADTADLDHSVSYADGGRTDAENLKALCRKHHLLKTFCGWREVQEPDGTVVWKAPTGHTYITTPAGGLLFNNLTRARTRTQDRQRRQRDERNLNRQDRLERANVQAAYAEANPPPF, from the coding sequence ATGTTCGATACCTTGGGGGATGGCGAACTGATCGACGTGATCAGTTCCTCCCAACGTGCCGAGGCGCAGGCTGCCTCGCGGCGTCTCTCGGCTATTGGGGTTTTGGTAGACCGCCATGCCGATCCCGAACATGAGGACCCACGCGATCGGTTCACGGTGGACCGCTGGGACGAGGTCGCCGCCCAGGTGGCCGCCGCGCAAGGCATCACCCACGCGTTGGCCTCACACCAGATGCGTTACGCCTATGTGCTGCGACATCGCCTGCGGTCAGTTGCCGAGCGATTCGCTGCGGGCGACATCGACTTTCGCACCATCGCACTGATCATCGGCCGCACTGAACTACTCGAGGATGACTGCGTGGTCGCCGCCGTGGACGCGGCGATCTCCGAAGCACTGCCTCGCTGGGAACGCTGGTCGATCAAACGAATCACCGCCGCCCTGGACTCCCTGGTCTACCGCCACGATCGTGATGCCGTGCGCCGCACCAAGACCGCCACCGATGACCGGCACATCCAGATCAGGCCACTAGACACCGGCGACCCACTCGCGGAGATCTGGGGCGTGCTGCAGACCCCGCACGCTGTCGCACTCGACAAACGTCTCGAGCAGCTTGTAGGAACCGTCTGCAGCGCGGACCCGCGCACCACGGCACAGCGGCGTGCCGATGCCATTGGCGCCCTCACCCAAGGCCTCGATCGCATGCGGTGCACCTGCGCGGCCGCTGACTGCACCGGCCGCGGTGTCGCCGATACACAGGTTATCGTGCACATGGTTGCAAACCAGGACACCCTGGAAGACCCCGAAAGCCTTGAGCCGGGCCATGTATCCGGGTTCGGAGTGATCAGTGCCGGTCAGGCTCGCCAGATCGCTGCACAACCCGGCGCCCGCGTCCATCTCCTGGATGCGACCGACGGCACAGATCGCTACCGGCCTACCCGGAAACTCGACACCTTTGTGCGGTGCCGGGATCAGTTGTGCCGCTTTCCTGGCTGCTCTCGCCCTGCCGACACCGCAGACCTGGACCACAGCGTCTCCTACGCCGACGGCGGTCGTACCGACGCCGAGAATCTCAAAGCATTGTGCCGCAAGCATCATCTACTGAAGACGTTTTGCGGATGGCGAGAAGTTCAGGAACCCGATGGCACCGTCGTATGGAAGGCACCAACCGGGCACACCTACATCACCACCCCCGCCGGCGGGCTGCTGTTCAACAATCTCACGCGTGCCCGCACGCGAACCCAGGACCGTCAACGACGCCAACGCGACGAGCGAAACCTCAACCGGCAAGACCGATTAGAACGCGCGAACGTGCAGGCCGCCTACGCCGAGGCCAATCCGCCGCCCTTCTAG
- a CDS encoding NAD(P)/FAD-dependent oxidoreductase yields the protein MNAISAPTGARSIAVIGSGVAGLTAAHVLSGHDRVTLYEADRRFGGHAHTQFVHVRPGAPTAIDTAFLVHNDRTYPTLCRLFDELGIETADADMSMSVRDDSIGLEYAGARGPRGLFASPATARPRYLWMLAEIKRFHRCARRLLADPRGEAVQLGDFVQQSGFSQFFVDRFLTPLVAAVWSCPPGQAMTYPAQYLFRFLDHHGMLSVFGSPQWKTVKGGSHTYVDAVVSGIHEAFAGASVSQVERIPAGGVTVTATGHPPRVFDAAVIATHSDQALSLLAQPTPAERAVLGAIGYVSNSAQLHTDESLLPRYAAARASWNYLSKDDSQGVVVTYDITRLMRLPGPQRFLVTLGGECLVEPAAVLAEMTYHHPVYTSQSVAAQRRLPSLNDGRIVFAGAYHGWGFHEDGAASGLRAAQALGRYWATPSATQRDRRVDAR from the coding sequence GTGAATGCAATATCAGCCCCCACCGGTGCGAGATCTATCGCCGTCATCGGCAGTGGTGTGGCCGGGTTGACCGCAGCCCACGTGCTCTCTGGCCACGACAGGGTCACCTTGTACGAGGCTGATCGACGTTTCGGCGGCCATGCTCATACGCAGTTCGTCCACGTCCGCCCAGGTGCCCCGACCGCGATCGACACCGCGTTCTTGGTGCATAACGACCGGACCTACCCCACGCTGTGCCGGCTGTTCGACGAACTCGGTATCGAGACCGCTGACGCGGACATGTCGATGTCGGTGCGGGATGACAGCATCGGCCTGGAATACGCCGGCGCGCGCGGACCGCGCGGCTTGTTCGCGTCCCCGGCCACGGCGAGGCCCCGCTATCTGTGGATGCTGGCAGAGATCAAGCGGTTTCACCGCTGCGCGCGGCGCCTGCTCGCCGACCCAAGGGGCGAAGCGGTGCAACTCGGGGATTTCGTTCAGCAGTCGGGATTTTCGCAGTTCTTCGTCGATCGCTTCCTGACACCACTCGTGGCGGCCGTGTGGTCGTGCCCGCCCGGGCAGGCCATGACGTATCCGGCGCAGTACTTGTTCAGGTTCCTCGACCATCACGGCATGTTGTCGGTGTTCGGATCGCCGCAGTGGAAAACGGTCAAAGGGGGCTCGCACACGTATGTCGATGCCGTGGTCAGCGGCATACACGAGGCGTTCGCAGGTGCCTCGGTCTCCCAGGTCGAGCGCATCCCGGCAGGGGGTGTGACGGTAACGGCGACAGGACACCCACCGAGAGTGTTCGATGCCGCCGTAATTGCGACGCACTCCGATCAGGCGCTGAGCCTACTGGCGCAGCCGACCCCCGCCGAGCGTGCAGTGCTGGGAGCCATTGGTTACGTGAGCAATTCGGCGCAACTGCATACCGACGAGTCCCTCTTGCCCCGCTACGCAGCGGCCCGCGCGTCCTGGAACTATCTGAGCAAGGACGACAGCCAGGGCGTCGTGGTGACGTATGACATCACCCGATTGATGAGATTGCCTGGACCGCAAAGATTTCTGGTCACCCTCGGCGGCGAGTGCCTGGTCGAGCCCGCGGCAGTACTCGCCGAAATGACCTATCACCACCCTGTCTACACATCGCAATCTGTGGCTGCCCAACGCAGACTGCCGAGCCTCAACGACGGCCGCATCGTGTTCGCCGGGGCCTACCACGGGTGGGGTTTCCATGAGGACGGCGCAGCGTCAGGTCTGCGGGCGGCCCAGGCGTTGGGCCGATACTGGGCGACGCCTTCGGCCACTCAGCGCGATCGGCGGGTGGACGCGCGATGA